One Dysosmobacter welbionis DNA segment encodes these proteins:
- a CDS encoding PfkB family carbohydrate kinase — MSQFDSLIIGEVAQDTNVDYDGTTVHAVGGAVYYSGFAAANTGHKTAVLPKADTAQVDLAAAFAPAPNVTVYPLHSRTSFVTKNVYHTPDRERRTSTVDSVIEPYRTEEVPDIDAAIWHLAGLAAGDIPNEMIPFAARHAMVAIDVQTMLRWVENGGMVYHDWAEKKELLPYVRFLKTDAAEAEILTGLTDRAEAARQLYQWGAKEILITHNTEVLVYDGREIYTCPIRARNLSGRTGRGDTTFAGYINERLTADIPTALRFATALVSLKMETPGPFTGTRADVDAYLKEFY, encoded by the coding sequence ATGAGCCAGTTTGACTCTCTGATCATCGGCGAGGTGGCACAGGACACCAATGTGGACTATGACGGCACCACCGTCCATGCCGTGGGCGGCGCCGTGTACTACTCCGGCTTCGCCGCCGCCAACACCGGCCACAAGACCGCGGTGCTCCCCAAGGCGGACACGGCCCAGGTGGACCTGGCCGCCGCCTTCGCCCCAGCCCCAAATGTGACCGTCTATCCCCTGCACAGCAGGACCTCCTTTGTCACAAAAAACGTCTACCACACCCCGGACCGGGAGCGGCGCACCTCCACCGTGGACAGCGTCATCGAACCATACCGCACCGAGGAGGTGCCGGATATCGATGCGGCGATCTGGCATCTGGCGGGCCTGGCAGCGGGCGACATTCCCAACGAGATGATCCCCTTTGCCGCCCGGCACGCCATGGTGGCCATCGACGTGCAAACCATGCTGCGCTGGGTGGAGAACGGCGGCATGGTCTATCACGACTGGGCAGAGAAAAAGGAGCTGCTGCCGTATGTCCGATTTCTCAAGACCGACGCGGCGGAGGCGGAGATTCTGACAGGTCTCACCGACCGGGCTGAGGCCGCCAGACAGCTTTACCAGTGGGGCGCCAAGGAGATTCTCATCACCCATAACACGGAGGTGCTGGTCTACGATGGTCGGGAGATCTACACATGCCCCATCCGGGCCAGAAACCTCTCCGGCCGGACCGGGCGGGGCGACACCACCTTTGCCGGCTACATCAATGAGCGGCTGACTGCTGACATCCCCACCGCCCTCCGCTTCGCCACCGCCTTAGTGTCCCTGAAGATGGAGACCCCCGGCCCCTTCACCGGCACCCGGGCGGATGTAGATGCCTATCTGAAGGAATTCTACTGA
- the gdhA gene encoding NADP-specific glutamate dehydrogenase: MNTYLTSVIENVKKKHGNEPEFVQTVEEVFSSLEPVIEKHPEYEKVDLLNRMVEPERMFTFRVSWEDDQGQWHTNIGYRCQFNGALGPYKGGLRFQANVYPGIIKFLGFEQIFKNSLTGLPIGGGKGGADFDPAGKSDAEIMRFCQAYMQALYRYIGPDVDVPAGDMGVGGREIGYLFGEYRRLKGAWENGVLTGKGFSYGGSLIRPEATGYGAVYYLQNVLEHEGERIAGKTIACAGFGNVTWGICRKATQLGAKVVTLSGPDGYIYDPDGVATEEKIAYLVEMRSSGRNRVQDYAEKFGVEFFPGEKPWGVKADVVMPSAMQNDVHMEQAKQIAANGVKYYIEVANMPTTNDALRFLMEQPGMIVAPSKAVNAGGVATSALEMAQNSERLVWTAEEVDAQLHRIMNTIYQMSVEAAEEYGLGYNLVAGANIAGFKRVAEAMMEQGVF; the protein is encoded by the coding sequence ATGAACACATATCTCACCAGCGTGATCGAGAACGTGAAGAAGAAGCACGGCAACGAGCCGGAATTCGTGCAGACGGTGGAGGAGGTGTTCTCCTCTCTGGAGCCGGTGATCGAGAAGCACCCGGAGTATGAGAAGGTGGACCTGCTGAACCGGATGGTGGAGCCGGAGCGGATGTTCACCTTCCGGGTCTCCTGGGAGGACGATCAGGGTCAGTGGCACACGAACATCGGCTACCGGTGCCAGTTCAACGGCGCGCTGGGGCCCTACAAGGGCGGCCTGCGGTTCCAGGCCAACGTATATCCCGGCATCATCAAATTCCTGGGCTTTGAGCAGATCTTCAAGAACTCTCTGACGGGTCTGCCCATCGGCGGCGGCAAGGGCGGCGCGGACTTCGACCCGGCGGGGAAGTCGGACGCGGAGATCATGCGGTTCTGCCAGGCGTACATGCAGGCGCTGTACCGGTACATCGGGCCGGACGTGGACGTGCCTGCCGGGGACATGGGCGTGGGCGGCCGGGAGATCGGGTATCTCTTCGGCGAGTACCGGCGGCTGAAGGGGGCCTGGGAGAACGGTGTGCTGACGGGCAAGGGGTTCTCTTACGGCGGCAGCCTGATCCGGCCGGAGGCCACGGGCTACGGCGCGGTATACTATCTCCAGAACGTGCTGGAGCACGAGGGGGAGCGGATCGCGGGCAAGACCATCGCCTGCGCGGGCTTCGGCAACGTGACCTGGGGCATCTGCAGGAAGGCAACGCAGCTGGGGGCCAAGGTGGTGACATTGTCCGGCCCGGACGGATATATCTATGATCCGGACGGCGTAGCCACGGAGGAGAAGATTGCGTATCTGGTGGAGATGCGCTCCAGCGGCCGCAACCGGGTACAGGACTACGCGGAGAAGTTCGGCGTGGAGTTCTTCCCCGGTGAGAAGCCTTGGGGGGTGAAGGCGGATGTGGTGATGCCCTCGGCCATGCAGAACGACGTGCACATGGAGCAGGCGAAGCAGATCGCGGCCAACGGCGTGAAGTACTACATTGAGGTGGCGAACATGCCCACCACCAACGACGCGCTGCGGTTCTTGATGGAGCAGCCCGGGATGATCGTGGCGCCCAGCAAGGCGGTGAACGCAGGCGGCGTGGCCACCAGCGCACTGGAGATGGCGCAGAACAGCGAGCGGCTGGTGTGGACGGCGGAAGAGGTGGACGCGCAGCTGCACCGGATCATGAACACCATCTACCAGATGAGCGTGGAGGCTGCGGAGGAGTACGGCCTGGGCTACAACCTGGTGGCGGGCGCCAACATCGCCGGCTTCAAGCGGGTGGCTGAGGCCATGATGGAGCAGGGCGTCTTTTGA
- a CDS encoding pyridoxal phosphate-dependent aminotransferase, with product MYTEDNMRMDMPRPNNGTRKDRKENIDMSIVSKKSKQIPGSLIREMFAMQAGMKDVISFALGEPDFTAPQHVVDATVASFRRGETHYTPNTGIPALRKAVAATYQARGLDYQPSEILIGAGAISLLNLACTAMLDIGDEVLLPDPGWANYKGLMMQVGAVPIPVKVKEENGFMYEIDDLRNAITPKTKVILINSPSNPTGGVASAENLRQISDLAKERNLYVLTDEIYRELIWDGEPYTSIASFPGMKERTVVVDGFSKKYAMTGFRLAWSAAPLEVTTVMTKLLENVLSSVNEGVQWGGVAALTGNQDCVEEMKCQYRRRRELIVKGLNNIEKISCLWPKGAFYAFANISGTGLKSQEFAMRLLQEQHVVVVPGTGFGQGGEGFIRLSYATSEKSIQEGLRRMEAFVKGL from the coding sequence GTGTATACCGAGGACAACATGCGCATGGATATGCCTAGACCGAATAATGGAACTCGAAAGGACAGAAAGGAAAATATAGATATGTCAATAGTTTCGAAGAAAAGCAAGCAGATTCCTGGCTCTCTAATTCGAGAAATGTTCGCTATGCAAGCAGGAATGAAGGATGTCATCAGCTTCGCGTTGGGGGAACCGGACTTTACGGCCCCGCAGCATGTCGTTGATGCGACGGTAGCCTCCTTTCGGCGCGGGGAAACCCACTATACGCCCAATACCGGCATTCCTGCTTTGCGGAAGGCCGTGGCTGCGACTTATCAGGCGCGGGGGCTGGATTATCAGCCGAGTGAGATCCTGATTGGGGCCGGCGCAATCAGTCTGCTGAATCTTGCCTGCACCGCCATGTTGGATATCGGAGATGAGGTGTTGCTGCCAGACCCCGGGTGGGCCAATTACAAAGGCCTGATGATGCAGGTAGGTGCCGTCCCCATTCCTGTGAAAGTCAAGGAAGAAAACGGATTCATGTACGAGATTGACGACCTGCGGAATGCGATTACGCCAAAGACCAAAGTTATCTTGATCAATTCGCCTTCCAATCCAACCGGCGGTGTAGCCAGCGCGGAAAACCTGCGCCAAATTTCGGATCTGGCAAAAGAGCGAAACCTGTATGTTCTTACAGACGAGATTTATCGCGAACTGATTTGGGATGGGGAGCCTTATACCAGTATTGCCAGTTTTCCGGGGATGAAAGAGCGTACAGTAGTGGTAGACGGCTTTTCTAAGAAATATGCTATGACAGGCTTTCGTTTAGCTTGGAGCGCTGCGCCTTTAGAAGTCACGACTGTTATGACAAAGCTTCTGGAAAACGTACTTTCTTCTGTGAATGAAGGCGTTCAGTGGGGCGGGGTGGCGGCGCTTACAGGAAACCAGGACTGCGTGGAAGAAATGAAGTGCCAGTATCGCCGTCGCCGGGAGCTGATTGTCAAGGGACTCAATAATATTGAAAAGATTAGCTGTCTGTGGCCAAAGGGCGCATTCTATGCATTTGCCAATATTTCCGGGACTGGACTGAAATCCCAGGAGTTTGCGATGCGGCTGCTGCAGGAGCAACATGTGGTTGTCGTGCCCGGCACAGGCTTTGGCCAAGGCGGCGAGGGATTTATCCGCCTGTCTTACGCCACCAGCGAGAAAAGCATCCAGGAGGGGTTGCGGCGAATGGAGGCTTTTGTAAAGGGCCTTTGA
- a CDS encoding M20/M25/M40 family metallo-hydrolase, with amino-acid sequence MNKERLLQRFLQYVTCASETYQEREFCIMMEEELTSLGLHWERQEIGEMFGSNGWNLHAILPGTGAPLLLCAHMDTVAPGYGISPILRDGVIYSDGTTILGSDDKAGIAAAMEAVQTIVEKGLPHRPIEFLLTICEENGILGSKYADYSKIISKEAIVLDNEDVGHLVNQAAAYMKIHFSIQGKSAHAGVSPEKGIHALKAVAECISGIECGRVSEISVVNVANLLCPGQTNIVPEKADFDVEVRSYEEEELQSIVQNICGHVEKVCQAWGAKFCKTENRVSNAFCIPVTAPIIEKTCEAMRSIGITPVIEQTLGGSDITWLVENGLAAINIGVGMQEVHGCKEHILFEDMISTTEVLLRVLTT; translated from the coding sequence ATGAACAAAGAACGTTTGCTGCAACGCTTTCTCCAATATGTTACCTGTGCCAGCGAGACCTATCAAGAGCGAGAATTTTGCATCATGATGGAGGAAGAATTGACTTCTCTTGGACTCCATTGGGAACGACAGGAGATTGGGGAAATGTTCGGCTCCAACGGGTGGAATCTCCATGCGATTCTACCAGGTACAGGCGCTCCTCTGCTTCTTTGCGCCCATATGGACACTGTGGCCCCGGGCTATGGGATTTCTCCTATTTTGAGAGATGGGGTCATATACAGCGATGGAACCACAATTCTAGGCAGTGATGATAAAGCCGGTATTGCTGCAGCTATGGAGGCTGTCCAGACGATTGTTGAGAAAGGCTTGCCGCATCGGCCGATCGAATTTCTGCTGACTATCTGTGAGGAAAACGGCATTCTCGGCTCCAAATACGCTGACTACAGCAAAATTATCAGCAAAGAGGCCATTGTTTTAGACAATGAGGATGTGGGGCACTTGGTGAACCAGGCGGCTGCATATATGAAGATTCACTTTTCTATCCAAGGAAAGAGCGCACATGCGGGCGTTTCTCCTGAAAAAGGCATCCATGCTCTGAAAGCTGTGGCAGAGTGTATTTCCGGCATCGAATGCGGCCGTGTGTCGGAAATTAGCGTTGTCAACGTGGCCAATTTGCTCTGCCCCGGGCAAACCAACATCGTCCCAGAGAAAGCGGATTTTGATGTGGAGGTTCGCTCCTACGAGGAGGAGGAGCTCCAGTCGATTGTACAGAATATTTGCGGCCACGTGGAAAAGGTTTGTCAGGCCTGGGGCGCAAAATTCTGCAAAACCGAGAACCGGGTCTCTAATGCGTTTTGTATTCCGGTTACCGCACCCATTATTGAAAAGACCTGTGAGGCCATGCGCAGTATTGGCATCACACCGGTCATTGAACAGACGCTCGGCGGCAGCGACATCACATGGCTGGTTGAAAATGGTCTGGCTGCTATCAATATCGGGGTAGGTATGCAGGAAGTTCACGGGTGCAAGGAACATATCCTGTTTGAAGACATGATTTCGACAACAGAAGTTTTGCTGAGGGTTTTGACAACATGA
- a CDS encoding PucR family transcriptional regulator ligand-binding domain-containing protein has product MALTVADVLKLKPFATGKVIAGENGVTRKVEHVSVMEVDITEWFSSELVRGASLEISSMYALVDHPERQVEAIRRLNKSGAAGLVLCYVGTVLKDVSQELIDVCNELDFPLIVMFSLVGYKEIIRAVSDALLGLDNQKLRDAIDIYEYVTELLMESRNNSSLVMSLEHMLEKRVMYFDQNAEPIYISGFSRARIQMVERYIKNHFSEFLLHHSSQTISCPG; this is encoded by the coding sequence ATGGCTCTTACCGTCGCCGATGTATTAAAGCTGAAGCCCTTTGCCACCGGCAAGGTAATCGCAGGGGAAAACGGTGTTACCCGTAAAGTTGAGCACGTCAGCGTGATGGAGGTGGATATCACAGAATGGTTTTCCTCAGAGCTGGTTCGAGGTGCCTCTTTGGAAATTTCCTCAATGTATGCCCTGGTCGACCATCCTGAGCGGCAGGTGGAAGCCATCCGACGCCTGAACAAGAGCGGAGCTGCCGGGCTTGTCCTCTGTTATGTGGGAACAGTTTTAAAGGACGTCTCTCAGGAGCTCATTGATGTGTGCAACGAACTGGATTTTCCTTTGATTGTGATGTTTTCTCTGGTAGGCTACAAAGAGATTATCCGTGCTGTATCCGATGCGCTTTTGGGGCTTGATAATCAAAAGCTGCGAGACGCCATTGACATCTATGAATATGTGACGGAACTGCTGATGGAGAGCAGGAACAACTCCTCGCTGGTCATGTCTCTGGAACATATGCTGGAAAAGCGCGTGATGTACTTTGATCAAAATGCCGAGCCCATCTACATCTCCGGCTTTTCCAGAGCGCGAATCCAGATGGTTGAACGGTATATCAAAAATCATTTCTCAGAGTTTTTGCTCCACCATTCCAGCCAGACCATTTCCTGCCCGGGATAG
- a CDS encoding PucR family transcriptional regulator: MDKIAIAQICNALSISSLSQISISQQQEKLRTDFIRDLLTIHLSEEDIFRRSTAIHCDISQVEGCIVLDICNFKQLIKQYSEEKIASLKCDFYELVQSELSALGDRSICCVLSDKVVILHIQTPKQTILQVARSLQRVLKRKNIEVSAGIGYRCKSVRDIQTSYETARLALQIATSGFAPSTCVDSEEFPAYMMLLQTYQADPGLVPQLIDRLLAPVRQYDQTRNGALEETFRALLRCDMNYNLVAEQLFFHKNTVLQRKQKIVSLYKEDPFQLPLRRQFEFAFILEGLYVRKGSSDSGDI; the protein is encoded by the coding sequence TTGGATAAAATTGCGATTGCCCAGATCTGCAATGCCTTGAGCATTTCCAGTCTAAGCCAGATCAGCATCAGCCAGCAGCAAGAAAAACTGCGCACAGATTTTATACGGGATCTGTTGACCATCCATCTATCTGAAGAGGATATCTTTCGCCGCAGCACAGCGATTCACTGCGACATCTCCCAGGTAGAGGGATGTATTGTGCTGGATATCTGCAATTTCAAGCAGTTGATCAAACAATACAGCGAGGAGAAAATCGCTTCTTTAAAATGTGACTTTTATGAGTTGGTGCAAAGCGAACTCAGCGCTTTAGGGGACAGGAGTATCTGCTGTGTACTGAGTGATAAGGTCGTAATCCTCCATATTCAGACGCCCAAGCAAACGATTTTGCAGGTAGCCCGTTCTCTCCAGCGGGTCCTTAAGCGCAAAAATATTGAGGTTTCCGCCGGAATTGGATATCGCTGTAAAAGTGTGCGGGATATCCAAACCAGCTACGAAACCGCAAGACTGGCGCTGCAAATTGCAACCTCTGGTTTTGCGCCCTCTACCTGTGTGGACAGCGAGGAGTTTCCCGCCTATATGATGCTGCTTCAGACTTATCAGGCCGACCCTGGACTGGTCCCGCAGTTGATTGACCGTCTTTTAGCCCCTGTCCGGCAATATGATCAAACCCGAAACGGTGCCTTGGAAGAGACCTTCCGCGCACTTTTGCGCTGCGACATGAATTACAATCTGGTTGCCGAACAGTTGTTTTTTCATAAAAACACCGTTCTTCAGCGCAAGCAAAAAATTGTATCTCTGTATAAGGAGGATCCTTTTCAGTTGCCATTGCGCCGCCAGTTTGAATTCGCGTTTA